CTGCCTTGCCTCTTACCTTTATTGCTGAGGTCACCTCAGTAAACTGGGCAAGCAATACCTCACCACTGTCCAATTTTTCAGTATGGTGAAGTTTTGTGTCTTTTCCCCTTGTGAGACCTATTACATTTACTCCGTTCTCCAACGCTTTTACTACTATATAGTCACCATTCTTGTACTCGTATAAATTTTCGTTCATTATTGTTTCTCACCTCTTTTCAAATATTATAACAAAAATACCTAAAAATCAAGAATCTAAATCTTCAAGCCACACATTTTCTTCACCGAACCACTCTTTGAGCTGCTGTATTACAGTAGGATTTATATCTATGCACATGTTTGATTTTGAAACAAGTCTTTTTTGCTTGTAATAAAGAATGATTTTTGAACTGCCAGTAAAGAATCTGACAAATGAGGTAAACTTTTTAGATTTTAAAATAGAGTCCTCATCTGTTTTTATTGCAATTGCTTTATTGGAATTCTTTTGAGAAGATGATGTTTGTGCTTTTTCGCCCAGTCTGTCTATTTTTTGTGCAACAATTTTAACACCCTCGTCCTCTCTAAATGTAGCTTTGGCTTCAATCAAGACAATCGCATTCTCTTTAATCAAATGCGAATACTTCTCATAAACACTTGGAAAGAACAAAACCTCTAAAGTATCTGTCAAATCCTCAATTTTAGCAAACGCCATTGTTTGATTATTTTTGGTCAGCTTAATTTTCACTTCTTTTAATATCCCACAGACAAGTATTTGCTGGTACTTATATTCATCATCTTCTGTCATGTTAGAAAGTTCAGCTAAACTTACAACATTGTATTTTGAAATCAAATCTCCATACTTTTCTAGTGGATGACCACTTATGTAAATTCCTATTGTGTCCTTTTCCATTTGCAAAAGTTCTTCAGCTGTCGGTTCAGGAAGGTTTTTATAAGAAAACATCTCTGTTTTGTCCTCTGAAATCTCAAAAAACGTAACCTGATTTGCATTTTTCTTTTGAGATTGTTTAATTGTCAGAATATCTTCTACAGAAGCTAATAATGAATTTCTATTTATTTTAGTAAAATCGAAAGCACCACTTTTTATTAAGTTCTCAATAATTCTTTTGTTCACTGTATTATTATCTACCCTCATTACAAAATCATACAAATCTTTAAATTCTCCATTTTGTTCACGTTCTTTCAAAATATGAGAAATCACATTTTCACCCAAGCTTTTAATTGCCCTCAAGCCAAACCTGATACTATTTCCTTCAATTGTAAAATCATAACTACTTTTATTTATATCAGGTGGTAAAATTGAGATTCCAAACCTTCTGCACTCCTCAATATACATCCCAACCTTTTCATTTGAGTTCATCACACTGGTTATTAAACTTGTCATAAACTCAATTGTAAAGTATTTTTTTAGGTAAGCTGTCTGATATGCTAAAATAGCATATGCTGCTGCGTGAGATTTATTAAATGCATAGCTCGCGAAGTCTTCGATTATTTCAAATATCTTCTCAGCTGTCTGTCTATCAACACCATTTGCCACAGCTCCATCAATAAACCTGTCCTTCTCCTCCATCAAAATGTCAGCCTTTTTCTTTGCCATTGCACGTCTTACCAAGTCAGCTCTCCCAAGTGAATAACCTGCAAGTTCTCTAAATATTTGCATAACCTGTTCTTGGTAAACGATACACCCATATGTGACATTCAAAATTGGCTCAAGTTTGGGATGTAAATATTCTATTTTCTCTTTATTGTTTTTATTTTGGATATACACTGGGATCTGGTCCATGGGGCCCGGTCTAAAAAGGGATATACCTGCTATTACATCCTCTAAGTTCTCTGGTTTTAACTCTTTCATAAATTGTTTCATACCGCTGCTTTCAAGCTGGAACACTCCATTTGTATTTCCTTCAGAAATGAATTGGTAGACACTCCTGTCATTGTAGTCAATCTTGTCTAAGTCAATTTCAATCTTGCGATGTTTTTTTATAAGCTCTAAGGTATTTTGAATAACAGTAAGAGTCCTCAAACCCAAAAAGTCCATCTTTAAAAGTCCAAGCTCTTCTAAAGTGGTCATTGGGAATTGAGTAACTACGGCATCTTCTGTCCTTGCCAAAGGTACTAAATCAGTTATAGGACAACTTGATATAACAACTCCTGCTGCATGAACAGAAGTGTGGCGTGGCATTCCTTCAAGACTTCTTGCAGTGTCAATTATTCTTTTGACAGTCTCATTTTGCTCATAAATCTTTTTAAGGTCATGATTTACTTCAAGCGCCTTATCAATTGTCATACCTGGTGAAAAAGGTACCATCTTAGCAATTTCGTCCACTTGTGCATATGGTACACCAAGTACCCTTCCAACATCTCTTATTGAGGCTCTTGCCGCCATTGTACCAAATGTTATAATTTGGCTTACTCTGTCTTTTCCATACTTATTAGTGACATAGTCTATGACTTCTTGCCTTCGCTGATAACAAAAGTCAATGTCAATATCAGGCATAGACACTCTCTCGGGGTTTAAAAATCTTTCAAAAAGTAGGTTATACTTGATTGGGTCAACATTTGTGATTCCAAGGCAATACGCAACAATACTTCCTGCAGCAGACCCTCGCCCAGGCCCCACCATTATATTATTCTGCTTTGCATAGTTGATAAAATCATGAACAATCAAAAAGTACTCAGTAAAGCCCATATCTCTGATTACATTTAATTCCATTAAAAGCCTGTCATATGCAGCTTTGTTTTCTTTGGAATATCTTTTTTCAAACCCGGCAAATGCTAATTCCTTAAGATACTCAAATGCATCAGATTTTCCTTCTGGCAACTGAAATTTAGGAAGGTTAATCTTCCCAAATTCGAATTCAACATTACATTTCTCTGCAATTTCCAAAGTATTTTTAAGTGACTCAGGAATATATCCGAATACTTCTTCCATCTCTTGAGCAGATTTGAGATAAAACTCACTTGTAGGAAACTCCATTCTGTTACTATCATGTATTGTTTTCCCTGTTTGAATGCAAAGTAATATGTCATGAATCTCTCTGTCTTCCCTTTTTAGATAATGCACATCATTTGTTGCAACAACAGGAATTTGATATTTCTTGGATAGTCTTATAAGTTCACTATTCACAAACCTTTGCTCGTCAATCCCGTGATATTGAAGTTCAAAGTAAAAATTACAACCAAAGACATCCTTGTAAAAACCAATTGCATCCATTAGTTTTTCTTTTTGGTCTCTGAGAATAAATTTCGGTATCTCCCCAGCAAGACAGCTTGTTAGCGCAATCAAGCCTTTTGAATACTTTGAAAGTATTTCCCTGTCAACTCTTGGCTTATAATAAAAGCCTTCCACAAATCCAATTGAGACAATTTTTGAAAGGTTTTTATACCCTTCATTGTCCATAGCAAGAAGCACAAGATGGTAAATATCATTGTCAATATTTGGTTCTTTATCAAAACGTGAACGTGGAGCAAGATATACCTCACAGCCAATAATAGGCTTTATCCCGTTTTCTTTTGCTGCCTTGTAAAAGTCGACAACACCATACATTGCACCATGGTCTGTTATCGCAATACTGTGCATATTGAGCTGTTTTACCCTTTCAAATAAACTCTCTATACGAACAGCCCCGTCAAGCAAACTATACTCTGTATGTACATGAAGATGGACAAAGCTCATCTTATATTACACCTTTCTTGCCTTTAAAGTTCTATATCTTCTAAAACATCCACTATATAATAGTGAAAATTTAATGCCAAATCTATATCTTTTTTATACGGAAGTTTTCTACCTTCACTATCATAAAAGATTCTCACAATAGGGCGAGATGGAAATCTTGGATTGTTATGTACTACAATCCCCTTTTCTCTTGTGTTCAAAATCACAGGTGTTCCAACTTGGAATAATGATATAAATGTAACAAATTTTGATACTATATAGCTGTCAAAGTGAGTCGAACATGAATTCAATAGGTATTCAATTGCCATATGAGGTTTTAATCGTTTTCTGAACTCCCTGTCACTTACCAGTGCATCAAATACATCCACAACAGCAACAATTTTGGCCGTTTGTGGTATCTCATCCCTTGTCTTTCCAAATGGATAACCGCTTCCATCCAGTCTTTCATGATGATAAAGAGCAATTTCAGATACATGCTGGTCAAATTTGTACTCAGAGTTTAAGATATCATACCCCATAATTGTGTGCATTTTAATCATTTCGTATTCCTTTTCCTGAAGTGGACCTCTCTTACTTAATATATTTCTTGGAATTTTTACTTTACCTATATCATGCAGTAATGTACCCATTCCAAGGGATAGCAGTTTGTCATAGTCATAATTCAGCTTTATTCCAACAAGAAGGGCAAAGATGGTAGTGTTAAGTGAGTGAAAAAGGGTATAGTTTCCAACTGTCCTGATATCACAAAGGTTTAGTATAACTTCTTTTTGCTCAAGAAGCTGAGAAATTATCTTGCTAACAAGTACTTTTATCTCAGGGGTAATCTCTTGTGTATTGATATACTCTGCGCTGAAAGCAGAATTCACTACCTTAAATGCTTCTTCTTTAATCTCCTTTGTAATAACATCCTCTATTTCAACTATGTCAATGTTGTCATCCACGATGTATATATCATACACACCAAAATCCTTTAGCCTCTTTATCATATTGTTTGTAAGCTTCTGACCTGAAGCCACTAAAACCTTTCCATCCTCACTATATATGTCTTTTGCAAGCACCATATTCTCCTTGGCATTTTTAAGTAGTATCCTTCTCATTGTATTCTCCCCTATATTTGTTTTCTCTTGTCAAAATAAACCTATCTGTCACAATAACATCAAGCCTAACATCATGTCTTTCAGAAAGAATTTTTGGTACTTTTTGAAAATGATACGCTACCCCAACCTTTAAACAAGAAGGCCCCACCTCTTTTAAGAACCTGTCATAATACCCTTTGCCAAATCCTATTCTATTTAAACTTTTGTCAAAGGCTAATAGGGGAATTATACAAACGTCTATATCAGATGGATTTACCTCTATAGTTTCTTTTGGTTCAACAATCCCAAACCTGTTTCTTTTTAGTTTGCCATCTTTTCTATACTCTCCAGCAATCATTCTGATCCTGTCAACAATTTTGGGCACACAAATCCTTTTACCTTTTACAGAAAGGTAATTTATAATCCTGCTTGTATCAACTTCATATGGCAAGCTCATATATACAAACACTGTATTAAAGTTTAACTTTGAGAGAAATTTCTTTAAGTTTAAGTAGACTAATATATCAAGATGCAACTTTTGAAAATTACTTATCAGTCTTCTTCTAATTCCAATTATCTTTCTTATTTTTTTCTTTTGCAAGAGAAAATTCACCCTTTGCATTTTAATTTATCACATTTTTAATAAAAATTAAAATATCTTTTTTTCATAAGTAAAAATAGCCCTGAAAATTCAATCAGGGCTATTTTGATTAGTCTTCATTTACTACTTTTCTGTTTTTATAATACCCACAACTTGGACAAACTCTATGTGGAAGTTTCATCTCGTGGCACTGTGGACACTCAACAAGATTTGGCGCCTCAATTTTCCAATTTGCTCTATGCTTATGCGTTCTTTGCTTTGACCATCTTCTTTTTGGTTGAGCCAACTTTTTCACACCTCCCTTTTTTCATCTGTGTCAAGTTCGTTTATGAGTGTTTTTAGAACGCTCAGTCTTGGATCAATCTCATTCTTTTCACATGAGCATGAATTGAAATTGAGATTGGTACCGCAAATAGGGCATAACCCCTTGCAGTCTTCTTTACATAAATACTTCATTGGAAGATATAATACAATGGTTGCAATGACATTTTCATCAAATTCTATTACCTCATTTTCAAATTGAATTACATCATCATCTCGAACTTCTACTTTGTTCGAATATTCTTCATAAAATGGAACATCAACCTCAATGAAAGCATCCTCTGTACATCTGTAACAACTTGTCTTAAGTTTTGTTCTGATATTACCACTTACCTCAATTACATTTCCTTTCTTTGTTGCAATCCCATAAAAAATAACTGGTTCAACAAAGAATAAGGTATCACCCCTGAATTCTATCTTTTCCCATGTTTCACAAAATTCAAATTCTTCTGAATCACCATGTGATTTTAGTTTTGATACATCTAATCTCATCTTTAAGTCACCTCATATCATAACGGTTGTATTATAAACTTTTATTTGAGTTTTGTCAATTCTTTATTGAACTGTGATAGAATCCTTAATAGCTTCAAATATCTTATCCCCTATGCCATTTACATTTTTTATTTCTTCTATACTCTTAAACGGACCATGTTTTTGTCTATATTCTATTATCCTTTCTGCAAGTTTATCACCTATTCTATCAAGAGTCTTCAGCTCCTCTTTTGATGCGGTATTAATATTTATCTTACCACTTTGGCCTGACGAACTTGTACTGTTTTGTGCTACCTCAGAAGCCAGATTGCTTTGAGTCTGCATCTCACCAATTTTGGGAATGTAAATCTTCTGTCCATCCTGGATCTTTTCAGCAAGGTTTAAGCTATTTATATCACTGTTTGGTAAAACGCCACCAGCTACCTCTATTGCATCGTTTACTCTGCTACCACTCAGAAGCTCATAAACCCCAGGCTTTTTTACGTTGCCACAGACATACACTACACACTTTTGTTGTTCATAGGGTTTGTCTGTTTGCACATCTACCTTTTCTTGACTCTGTTCATCTATTGTCTGAGTGTCAAGCTTTATCTGCTGACCAAGATTTTCACTTGTATTTGTGTGTGTTACATATTGAAATATATTCAGTAGAAGAAGTACTACAATTATGGCAATCATTATCTTTTCTCTTTTTGAGAATGAAACCACAATTTCACCTTCCTTCTTTAGTCAAATGCAAAATAATGCTTAGGAATGTTCACAATTGACTTAATTTGTCTGTATAATATATACTTATTTTATCATACATATCAAAGGCTTTTAAAGGAGGCAACATGTTTTAATGACACAAAAGTCTAAAAAGGTTCCTTTTAGTTGCTTGAGGATTGCTTTACTAATCTTCTTAATTTTACTTATGCCAGTACCGGTTTATTCAAAAGAAGAAAGTAATACTTTATTACCAGATATAAGTGCCAAGTCGGCAATTCTCATTGAGGCAAACATAGGACAAATACTTTTTCAAAAGAATCCAAACTTAAGGTGCTTTCCAGCAAGCACAACCAAAATCCTAACAGCCCTTGTTGCACTCTCGAAGGAAAAAGACCTTGGCAAATTGTTCAAAGTTTCTAAAAACGCCATCATGATAGAGCCTGGTAGCAGCAGTTATTACCTAAACGAAGGCGAAATAATATCTTTTCAAGACGCACTTTATGCAATGCTTTTAATTTCCGCAAACGACGCTGCTAATGTGATTGCTGAAAATATATCTGGCAGCATACAAGAGTTTGTTAAAGAAATGAACCAGTTTGCTCTAAATATTGGTGCAAAGGACTCACACTTTGTAAATCCAAACGGGCTTCACAATCCACAGCATTACACAACAGCTTATGACCTGAGCTTAATTGCCCGGCAAGCTTATAAAAATGAAACTTTGCGAAGGATTGTATCAACAGTTGAATATAAAATTACAACAGCTTCTATGCACAAAAAACCCGATTGGCAGATTATATACAACATCAATAAGCTTTTACGTAAAAATTCAAAATATTATTACCCATACGCAAATGGTATGAAAACAGGCTACACTGCTCAAGCAAAAAGGTGCTTGATTGCCTCTGCTAAAAAAGATGATATAGACCTTATTGCAGTTATTTTATCCTCAGACGACGCTTTTGCTGATGCAATCAAACTTTTTGACTATGGTTTTAACAATTTCAGAAAAGAAGAGCTGTTTAAACAAAATCAGATTATTGGAAAAGTAATGGTGGACAAAGTTAATAAAAAGTGGATTGATGGTTATATCAAATCTTCATTTTATGTGCTAAAAAATAAAAACACAAATTCAAAAACCCAAGATATTACTTACCATATAACCTTTTTAAAAGACATTAAACCGCCAATAAACAAAGATACAGTAATTGGAAATGTATATATTTACAGTGCTGGTAACTTGCTTTCTTCAATCCCTATACTCTCATATGAAAGTTACATTCCTCAGTCAAAAGTTACATCAGTCATACATACTGTAAAAAAAGGGTTTGTCAAAGGAATGAAGTTTTTATTTGATTTTCTCTTAGCTGTTGTAGGATTAATATTTATTTTCGCAATAGCAACTATAATAAGACTTAGAAGAAAAAGAGTAAAACTCAGATTAAGGTCAACAAAGACAATAGACTTTTCTTCATTTCCAAACAAAAAGCTAAAATAAAAAGAGGGTCATCGATCTTGACCCTCTTTTCTTTATTTTATGACAATGTTAACAAGTCTATTTTTAACATATATAAACTTCACAATCTCTTTTCCTTCTAAAAGAGTTTTAATTTTCTCATCATTCATGATCTTCTGTTTCAGTTCCTCTTCAGAGATATCAACAGGAATGTCAAATCTTGTTCTGACTTTACCGTTTATTTGAACAGCTATCTCAACATTCTTTCTAACAAGCGCACTTTCATCATATTCAGGCCATGAAACATCTTCGATGTCCCCTTCAAACCCCATAATCTCCCATAGTTCACATGCTATATGAGGCGTAAATGGGTATATTAAAATTAAAAGGTTCTTTAGTGTTTTCATAATTAGTTCTCTATTTAAACTGCCTTTCTCTTTATAGTCATACAAGAAGTTCAAAAGCTCCATTATACTACTAATTGCAGTATTGAAATTAAACCTCTCACCTATGTCCTCAGTAACCTTTTTAATAGTGTAATTTAGCCTATAATTAAGTTCCTCGTCAAGCTCAGACTGACCAGTTGAAATGCTTTCAGAAAGCTTATCTTTTAGTTCAATGTAAAGTCTCCAAAGCCTATTTAAGAATCTAAAACATCCTTCAACGCCCTGGTCTGACCACTCTAAGTCTCTTTCTGGTGGCGCTGCAAAAAGGATAAATAACCTTGCCGTATCAGCTCCATACTTTTCAATTATATCTTCAGGGCTGACAATGTTACCAAGAGATTTTGACATCTTCGCACCATCTTTTAACACCATACCTTGGGTCAAAAGATTCTTAAATGGCTCTTCAAATGACACATAGCCCAGGTCGTAAAGCACTTTTGTAAAGAACCTCGAATATAAAAGATGTAGTATAGCATGCTCCACTCCACCAATGTATTGGTCAACAGGAAGCCAATAGTCTACAAGCGACTTTTCAAATGGTTTTTCACAATTTTGGGGGTCTGTATATCTAAAGTAGTACCAAGATGAACATATAAAGGTGTCCATTGTATCAGTTTCTCTTCTTGCAGGTTTTCCACATTTTGGACAGGTTGTTTTTACAAACTCCTCACAATAAGCAAGCGGTGACTGGCCTGTTGGCTTGAACTCAACATTGTATGGCAAAAGTACTGGCAATTCCTCTTCTGGAACAGGTACAATTCCACAGTCATCACAGTATATAATAGGAATTGGTGCACCCCAATAACGCTGACGAGAAATTAGCCAATCTCTTAGTTTATAAGTAACACAAGCCTTGCCATAACCCTTTTCTTCAAGGTATTCTGTAATCTTTTTCATAGCCTCTGTGTTCTTTAGTCCGTCAAACCTACCCGAATTAATTAAAATTCCTTCCCCTTCATAAGCGCTTTGAAGATTTTGTATGTCAACTTCATCACCTTTGATGACAACCTTTATGGGTAGGTTATATTTTTTTGCAAAGTCAAAGTCTCTTTGGTCATGAGCAGGAACACCCATTACTGCACCTGTTCCATAGTCCACAAGTACATAATTTGCAATCCAAATAGGCACCTTTTCTCCTGTCAGCGGATGTATAGCATACCCACCTGTGAACCTTCCTTCTTTTTCCGTCTCTGTTGATGTCCTCTCAATTTCGTTTAGATACTGCATCTTCTCAATAAATTCAAGACATTCCTTCTCTTGTGGTTTTCCTGCAATTATCTCTTTTGTTAGTGGATGTTCTGGTGCCAAAACCAAGTATGTCACACCAAAAAGTGTATCAGGTCTTGTTGTGAAAACCTTTATTCTCTTACCAAGACCGTCTATTTCAAATTCAATCTCTGCGCCTTCACTTCTTCCAATCCAGTTTCTCTGCATAATCTTGACTTTCTCAGGCCAACCATCAAGTTTTTCTATATCGCGAAGAAGTCTTTCTGCATATTTGGTTATTCTAAAGAACCACTGTTCTAAGTCCTTTTTACCAACAAGAGATTTACACCTTTCGCACCTTCCGTTTACAACTTGTTCATTTGCCAGAACTGTTTCACAGGACGGACACCAGTTAACATACGACCTTTTTCTGTATGCAAGTCCGGCTTTGTAAAATTGCAAAAACATCCACTGTGTCCATTTGTAATAGTCAGGGTGGCATGTAGCAACCTCTCTGTCCCAGTCATAGCTTATGCCAAGCTCTTTTAGCTGTCTTTTCATGTTTTCAATGTTTGACCATGTCCAATCAGAAGGATGGATTCCATGTTTAATAGCAGCATTTTCTGCGGGCAGTCCAAAAGCATCCCAGCCCATTGGATGCAATACATTATATCCTTTGAGCCTCATAAACCGTGCAAAAACATCCCCAATTGAATAATTTCTTACATGTCCCATATGGAGTTTCCCTGAAGGATATGGAAACATCTCAAGCACGTAATACTTTGGTTTTGGACTGTCTTCTGTAACTTTGTACTTGTTTTGTGAAAACCATTTTTGCTGCCATTTTTTTTCAATTTCTCTGAAATTGTATTCCATAAAACATACCCCCATTAATCTTATCTTTTGAGTAC
This Caldicellulosiruptor changbaiensis DNA region includes the following protein-coding sequences:
- the mtrB gene encoding trp RNA-binding attenuation protein MtrB, coding for MNENLYEYKNGDYIVVKALENGVNVIGLTRGKDTKLHHTEKLDSGEVLLAQFTEVTSAIKVRGKAEIYTKFGVVISESQNK
- a CDS encoding DNA polymerase III subunit alpha; translated protein: MSFVHLHVHTEYSLLDGAVRIESLFERVKQLNMHSIAITDHGAMYGVVDFYKAAKENGIKPIIGCEVYLAPRSRFDKEPNIDNDIYHLVLLAMDNEGYKNLSKIVSIGFVEGFYYKPRVDREILSKYSKGLIALTSCLAGEIPKFILRDQKEKLMDAIGFYKDVFGCNFYFELQYHGIDEQRFVNSELIRLSKKYQIPVVATNDVHYLKREDREIHDILLCIQTGKTIHDSNRMEFPTSEFYLKSAQEMEEVFGYIPESLKNTLEIAEKCNVEFEFGKINLPKFQLPEGKSDAFEYLKELAFAGFEKRYSKENKAAYDRLLMELNVIRDMGFTEYFLIVHDFINYAKQNNIMVGPGRGSAAGSIVAYCLGITNVDPIKYNLLFERFLNPERVSMPDIDIDFCYQRRQEVIDYVTNKYGKDRVSQIITFGTMAARASIRDVGRVLGVPYAQVDEIAKMVPFSPGMTIDKALEVNHDLKKIYEQNETVKRIIDTARSLEGMPRHTSVHAAGVVISSCPITDLVPLARTEDAVVTQFPMTTLEELGLLKMDFLGLRTLTVIQNTLELIKKHRKIEIDLDKIDYNDRSVYQFISEGNTNGVFQLESSGMKQFMKELKPENLEDVIAGISLFRPGPMDQIPVYIQNKNNKEKIEYLHPKLEPILNVTYGCIVYQEQVMQIFRELAGYSLGRADLVRRAMAKKKADILMEEKDRFIDGAVANGVDRQTAEKIFEIIEDFASYAFNKSHAAAYAILAYQTAYLKKYFTIEFMTSLITSVMNSNEKVGMYIEECRRFGISILPPDINKSSYDFTIEGNSIRFGLRAIKSLGENVISHILKEREQNGEFKDLYDFVMRVDNNTVNKRIIENLIKSGAFDFTKINRNSLLASVEDILTIKQSQKKNANQVTFFEISEDKTEMFSYKNLPEPTAEELLQMEKDTIGIYISGHPLEKYGDLISKYNVVSLAELSNMTEDDEYKYQQILVCGILKEVKIKLTKNNQTMAFAKIEDLTDTLEVLFFPSVYEKYSHLIKENAIVLIEAKATFREDEGVKIVAQKIDRLGEKAQTSSSQKNSNKAIAIKTDEDSILKSKKFTSFVRFFTGSSKIILYYKQKRLVSKSNMCIDINPTVIQQLKEWFGEENVWLEDLDS
- a CDS encoding HD-GYP domain-containing protein, which gives rise to MRRILLKNAKENMVLAKDIYSEDGKVLVASGQKLTNNMIKRLKDFGVYDIYIVDDNIDIVEIEDVITKEIKEEAFKVVNSAFSAEYINTQEITPEIKVLVSKIISQLLEQKEVILNLCDIRTVGNYTLFHSLNTTIFALLVGIKLNYDYDKLLSLGMGTLLHDIGKVKIPRNILSKRGPLQEKEYEMIKMHTIMGYDILNSEYKFDQHVSEIALYHHERLDGSGYPFGKTRDEIPQTAKIVAVVDVFDALVSDREFRKRLKPHMAIEYLLNSCSTHFDSYIVSKFVTFISLFQVGTPVILNTREKGIVVHNNPRFPSRPIVRIFYDSEGRKLPYKKDIDLALNFHYYIVDVLEDIEL
- a CDS encoding 5-formyltetrahydrofolate cyclo-ligase, which codes for MQKKKIRKIIGIRRRLISNFQKLHLDILVYLNLKKFLSKLNFNTVFVYMSLPYEVDTSRIINYLSVKGKRICVPKIVDRIRMIAGEYRKDGKLKRNRFGIVEPKETIEVNPSDIDVCIIPLLAFDKSLNRIGFGKGYYDRFLKEVGPSCLKVGVAYHFQKVPKILSERHDVRLDVIVTDRFILTRENKYRGEYNEKDTT
- the rpmF gene encoding 50S ribosomal protein L32, whose product is MAQPKRRWSKQRTHKHRANWKIEAPNLVECPQCHEMKLPHRVCPSCGYYKNRKVVNED
- a CDS encoding YceD family protein, which gives rise to MRLDVSKLKSHGDSEEFEFCETWEKIEFRGDTLFFVEPVIFYGIATKKGNVIEVSGNIRTKLKTSCYRCTEDAFIEVDVPFYEEYSNKVEVRDDDVIQFENEVIEFDENVIATIVLYLPMKYLCKEDCKGLCPICGTNLNFNSCSCEKNEIDPRLSVLKTLINELDTDEKREV
- a CDS encoding helix-hairpin-helix domain-containing protein, whose protein sequence is MVSFSKREKIMIAIIVVLLLLNIFQYVTHTNTSENLGQQIKLDTQTIDEQSQEKVDVQTDKPYEQQKCVVYVCGNVKKPGVYELLSGSRVNDAIEVAGGVLPNSDINSLNLAEKIQDGQKIYIPKIGEMQTQSNLASEVAQNSTSSSGQSGKININTASKEELKTLDRIGDKLAERIIEYRQKHGPFKSIEEIKNVNGIGDKIFEAIKDSITVQ
- a CDS encoding D-alanyl-D-alanine carboxypeptidase family protein, which gives rise to MTQKSKKVPFSCLRIALLIFLILLMPVPVYSKEESNTLLPDISAKSAILIEANIGQILFQKNPNLRCFPASTTKILTALVALSKEKDLGKLFKVSKNAIMIEPGSSSYYLNEGEIISFQDALYAMLLISANDAANVIAENISGSIQEFVKEMNQFALNIGAKDSHFVNPNGLHNPQHYTTAYDLSLIARQAYKNETLRRIVSTVEYKITTASMHKKPDWQIIYNINKLLRKNSKYYYPYANGMKTGYTAQAKRCLIASAKKDDIDLIAVILSSDDAFADAIKLFDYGFNNFRKEELFKQNQIIGKVMVDKVNKKWIDGYIKSSFYVLKNKNTNSKTQDITYHITFLKDIKPPINKDTVIGNVYIYSAGNLLSSIPILSYESYIPQSKVTSVIHTVKKGFVKGMKFLFDFLLAVVGLIFIFAIATIIRLRRKRVKLRLRSTKTIDFSSFPNKKLK
- the leuS gene encoding leucine--tRNA ligase, giving the protein MEYNFREIEKKWQQKWFSQNKYKVTEDSPKPKYYVLEMFPYPSGKLHMGHVRNYSIGDVFARFMRLKGYNVLHPMGWDAFGLPAENAAIKHGIHPSDWTWSNIENMKRQLKELGISYDWDREVATCHPDYYKWTQWMFLQFYKAGLAYRKRSYVNWCPSCETVLANEQVVNGRCERCKSLVGKKDLEQWFFRITKYAERLLRDIEKLDGWPEKVKIMQRNWIGRSEGAEIEFEIDGLGKRIKVFTTRPDTLFGVTYLVLAPEHPLTKEIIAGKPQEKECLEFIEKMQYLNEIERTSTETEKEGRFTGGYAIHPLTGEKVPIWIANYVLVDYGTGAVMGVPAHDQRDFDFAKKYNLPIKVVIKGDEVDIQNLQSAYEGEGILINSGRFDGLKNTEAMKKITEYLEEKGYGKACVTYKLRDWLISRQRYWGAPIPIIYCDDCGIVPVPEEELPVLLPYNVEFKPTGQSPLAYCEEFVKTTCPKCGKPARRETDTMDTFICSSWYYFRYTDPQNCEKPFEKSLVDYWLPVDQYIGGVEHAILHLLYSRFFTKVLYDLGYVSFEEPFKNLLTQGMVLKDGAKMSKSLGNIVSPEDIIEKYGADTARLFILFAAPPERDLEWSDQGVEGCFRFLNRLWRLYIELKDKLSESISTGQSELDEELNYRLNYTIKKVTEDIGERFNFNTAISSIMELLNFLYDYKEKGSLNRELIMKTLKNLLILIYPFTPHIACELWEIMGFEGDIEDVSWPEYDESALVRKNVEIAVQINGKVRTRFDIPVDISEEELKQKIMNDEKIKTLLEGKEIVKFIYVKNRLVNIVIK